A window of the Flavobacterium sangjuense genome harbors these coding sequences:
- the mfd gene encoding transcription-repair coupling factor: MSLTSLYNGYLHSTKVKQITDVLENPLTKIQLKGLLGSSFSFVFQAIFKQSDKPFLLIFNEKEEAAYYLNDLEQMIGANDVLFYPSSYRRPYQIEETDNANVLLRSEVLNRINSRKKPAVIVTYPEALFEKVVTRKELEKNTLKIAVGETVTIDFINEVLFEYEFKRVDFITEPGEFSVRGGILDVFSFSNDNPYRIEFFGNEVDSIRTFDVETQLSLEKQTKITIIPNLENKFVQENRESFLDYISDKTVLCIENTEFLTSQLDKLFGKAIETFDKLSKDVKHAEPKHLFLNQEGFLRKALDFSIIELSNKPLFQTTKSFEFHIQPQPSFNKQFDLLLNNLSDNHFNGYTNYLFCSNEGQANRFHDIFESIDEENHENIRKQYHTIVASLYQGFIDEENQIACYTDHQIFERYHKFNIKNGYSKKQTLTLKELNSLSVGDYVTHIDHGIGKFGGLQKIQVEGKTQEAIKLAYADNDIVYVSIHSLHKISKYTGKDGTPPKIYKLGSNAWKTLKQKTKARVKHIAFNLIQLYAKRRLEKGFACAPDSYLQKELESSFIYEDTPDQITATQDVKADMEKDRPMDRLVCGDVGFGKTEVAIRAAFKAVDNSKQVAILVPTTILAYQHYRTFTERLKDMPVNIGYLNRFRTAKQKAKTIEDLASGKLDILIGTHQLVNKNVVFKDLGLLIVDEEQKFGVNVKDKLKTIAANVDTLTLTATPIPRTLQFSLMAARDLSVITTAPPNRYPIESKVVGFSEELIRDAVSYEIQRNGQVFFINNRIENIKEIAGMIQRLVPDARVGIGHGQMEGNKLEELMLGFMNGEFDVLVATTIIESGLDVPNANTIFINNANNFGLSDLHQMRGRVGRSNKKAFCYFICPPYSVMTDDARKRIQALEQFSELGSGFNIAMKDLEIRGAGDLLGGEQSGFINEIGFETYQKIMNEAIEELKENEFKELYESENDIDTKEYVKELQIDTDFELLFPDEYINNITERLNLYNELGTIKDEAGLLAYEAKLIDRFGALPKEAKALLNSIRIKWIATQMGIEKIIMKQGKLIGYFVGDQQSDYYNSKQFRQMLQFVQQHGNICKMKEKETKNGLRLLLTFENVKSINKALEFMEMMKK, from the coding sequence TTGAGTTTAACTTCATTATATAACGGTTATCTCCATTCGACGAAAGTCAAACAAATAACGGATGTACTCGAAAATCCTTTGACCAAAATTCAGTTAAAAGGACTTTTGGGCTCGTCTTTCTCGTTTGTATTTCAGGCTATTTTTAAGCAAAGCGACAAACCGTTTCTGTTAATTTTTAACGAAAAAGAAGAAGCGGCCTATTATTTAAACGATTTGGAACAAATGATTGGTGCCAATGATGTGTTGTTTTATCCAAGTTCCTATCGTCGTCCATACCAAATTGAAGAAACCGACAACGCTAATGTTTTATTGCGTTCCGAAGTTTTAAACCGAATCAATTCGAGAAAGAAACCAGCCGTTATTGTTACGTATCCCGAAGCGCTTTTTGAAAAAGTAGTTACCCGAAAAGAACTCGAAAAAAACACCTTGAAAATTGCTGTTGGCGAAACGGTTACCATCGATTTTATCAACGAAGTGTTGTTTGAATACGAATTCAAACGTGTCGATTTTATTACCGAACCAGGAGAATTTTCTGTTCGTGGCGGAATCCTAGATGTGTTTTCTTTTTCCAATGACAATCCGTATCGTATTGAGTTTTTTGGAAATGAAGTTGACAGTATCCGAACCTTTGATGTCGAAACGCAGCTTTCACTCGAAAAACAAACCAAGATTACGATTATCCCAAATCTGGAAAATAAATTCGTTCAGGAAAATCGCGAAAGCTTTTTAGATTATATCAGCGACAAAACTGTTTTATGTATTGAAAACACAGAGTTCCTGACTTCACAATTAGACAAACTTTTTGGCAAAGCGATAGAAACTTTTGACAAACTTTCGAAAGACGTCAAACACGCTGAACCCAAACATTTATTCCTGAATCAGGAAGGTTTTTTACGCAAGGCTTTGGATTTTTCTATCATTGAATTATCGAACAAACCGTTGTTCCAAACGACCAAATCTTTTGAATTCCACATACAACCTCAGCCATCTTTCAACAAACAATTTGATTTGTTATTGAACAATTTGAGCGACAATCATTTTAATGGTTATACCAATTATTTGTTCTGTTCGAATGAAGGGCAAGCCAATCGTTTTCATGATATTTTTGAAAGCATTGATGAAGAAAACCACGAGAATATCCGCAAACAATACCATACAATTGTAGCTTCTTTGTACCAAGGTTTCATTGACGAAGAAAACCAAATTGCCTGCTATACTGACCATCAGATTTTTGAACGTTATCACAAATTCAACATCAAAAATGGCTATTCTAAAAAGCAAACACTTACGCTAAAAGAACTGAATTCATTATCTGTTGGCGATTATGTAACTCACATCGATCATGGAATAGGAAAGTTTGGTGGCTTGCAGAAAATTCAGGTCGAAGGCAAAACACAGGAAGCAATAAAACTCGCTTACGCCGATAATGACATCGTGTATGTGAGCATTCATTCGCTGCACAAAATTTCGAAATACACCGGAAAAGACGGAACGCCACCAAAGATTTACAAGCTTGGTTCGAATGCCTGGAAAACCTTAAAACAAAAAACCAAAGCGCGTGTCAAACACATTGCTTTTAACTTAATTCAGCTATATGCAAAGCGCCGTTTGGAAAAAGGGTTTGCCTGCGCACCTGACAGTTATTTACAGAAAGAATTAGAAAGTTCATTCATTTACGAAGATACACCAGACCAAATTACGGCCACACAAGACGTCAAAGCCGACATGGAAAAAGACCGCCCGATGGACCGATTGGTTTGTGGCGATGTTGGTTTCGGGAAAACAGAAGTCGCTATTCGTGCCGCTTTTAAGGCTGTTGACAATAGTAAACAAGTCGCGATTTTGGTTCCGACTACAATTTTGGCGTACCAACATTACCGAACTTTTACCGAAAGGTTAAAAGATATGCCTGTCAATATTGGTTACCTCAACCGTTTCCGAACCGCCAAACAGAAAGCAAAAACCATAGAAGATTTGGCTTCGGGGAAATTGGATATTCTTATTGGCACACATCAATTGGTGAATAAAAATGTAGTCTTTAAAGATTTAGGTTTGCTGATTGTTGACGAAGAACAAAAGTTTGGCGTCAACGTAAAAGACAAACTGAAAACCATTGCAGCGAATGTTGATACTTTAACTTTAACCGCAACGCCAATTCCGAGAACCTTGCAATTTTCATTGATGGCAGCTCGGGATTTATCGGTAATTACTACAGCTCCGCCAAATCGGTATCCGATAGAATCAAAGGTTGTTGGTTTTAGTGAAGAGTTGATTCGTGATGCGGTTTCGTATGAAATTCAAAGAAACGGACAGGTTTTCTTTATCAATAATCGAATCGAAAACATCAAAGAAATTGCCGGAATGATTCAACGATTGGTTCCCGATGCTCGTGTCGGAATCGGTCACGGCCAAATGGAAGGCAACAAACTTGAAGAATTAATGCTAGGATTTATGAATGGTGAATTCGATGTTTTGGTGGCAACCACAATTATCGAAAGTGGATTGGATGTGCCAAATGCGAATACGATTTTCATCAACAATGCTAATAATTTTGGGCTTTCTGATTTGCATCAAATGCGTGGTCGCGTTGGTCGAAGCAATAAAAAAGCATTCTGTTATTTTATTTGTCCGCCTTATTCTGTGATGACGGATGATGCCCGAAAACGTATTCAGGCATTAGAACAATTCAGCGAATTGGGAAGTGGTTTTAATATCGCGATGAAAGATTTGGAAATTCGTGGTGCCGGAGATTTATTGGGTGGCGAGCAAAGTGGTTTCATCAATGAAATTGGTTTTGAAACCTATCAGAAAATCATGAACGAAGCCATTGAAGAGTTGAAAGAAAATGAATTCAAAGAGCTTTATGAATCAGAAAATGATATCGATACCAAAGAATATGTAAAAGAATTGCAGATTGATACCGACTTCGAATTACTGTTCCCGGATGAATACATCAACAACATTACAGAACGTTTAAATCTGTATAACGAACTGGGAACTATCAAAGATGAAGCTGGATTGTTGGCCTACGAAGCCAAACTAATTGACCGTTTTGGGGCATTGCCAAAAGAAGCAAAAGCACTCTTGAACAGCATCCGAATCAAATGGATTGCAACGCAAATGGGAATTGAAAAAATCATCATGAAGCAGGGCAAATTGATTGGTTATTTTGTGGGCGACCAACAAT
- a CDS encoding L-threonine 3-dehydrogenase, which yields MSTKILIIGACGQIGTELTQKLRSIYGNDNVIASDIRKLNNDIVNNGIFEVVNALDYNQIEHLIEQYQITDVYLMAALLSATAEKNPAFAWDLNMNSLFHVLNLAKAKKIKKIFWPSSIAVFGPTTPRHNTPQYTIMEPTTVYGISKQTGERWCEYYHNIYGVDVRSIRYPGLISWSTEPGGGTTDYAVDIYHKALKDGKYECFLSEDTALPMMYMDDAIRATVEIMQASSEQIKIRSSYNLSGISFTPAEIATEIKKHIPDFTISYKPDFRQKIADSWPASIDDSSAREDWNWKHEFDLASMTQEMLDHLK from the coding sequence ATGAGTACAAAAATCCTAATCATTGGCGCTTGCGGACAAATCGGAACCGAGCTTACCCAAAAGCTGAGAAGCATTTATGGCAATGACAATGTCATTGCTTCCGATATCAGAAAACTGAATAATGACATAGTTAACAACGGTATTTTCGAAGTTGTCAATGCTTTAGATTACAATCAAATTGAGCATTTAATTGAGCAATATCAAATTACAGATGTTTATCTGATGGCAGCTTTGCTATCGGCAACGGCAGAAAAAAATCCTGCATTTGCATGGGATTTGAATATGAATTCGTTGTTTCACGTTTTGAATCTGGCGAAAGCCAAAAAAATAAAAAAGATATTCTGGCCCTCGAGTATTGCTGTTTTTGGACCAACAACTCCACGACATAATACGCCACAATATACCATTATGGAACCGACAACTGTTTATGGAATCAGTAAACAAACTGGTGAAAGATGGTGTGAATATTACCATAATATTTATGGTGTTGATGTACGCAGCATTCGGTATCCAGGCTTGATAAGTTGGTCAACGGAGCCTGGTGGCGGAACGACAGATTATGCGGTTGATATTTATCACAAAGCGTTGAAAGATGGGAAGTATGAATGTTTTCTTTCGGAAGATACAGCTTTGCCAATGATGTATATGGATGATGCGATTAGAGCTACGGTAGAAATTATGCAGGCATCAAGTGAACAAATCAAGATTCGTTCTTCTTATAATTTGTCCGGGATAAGTTTTACACCAGCTGAAATCGCAACTGAGATTAAGAAACACATTCCGGATTTTACAATTTCATACAAACCTGATTTCCGTCAGAAGATTGCAGACAGTTGGCCGGCTTCAATTGATGATAGCAGTGCAAGAGAAGACTGGAATTGGAAGCACGAATTTGATTTAGCTTCGATGACTCAGGAAATGTTAGACCATTTGAAATAA
- a CDS encoding globin family protein — MTKNSKFALCALVIGGFTFTSCSSDSDDTPPAPASIYERLGGSTLVDDPDSSDPAVTIEAGRLAYRKVVNSTVGLIVADVQAGASGNLSAHFAPLLGEVTAGNTTNLAILVDNLTDFFSFNTGGTNAVNTYSGLDMVSAHNPAMNPRMGTTSTDANYTKFEGYVGAAAVQNGVAADTQLYADIVAVLESLRDPIVQ, encoded by the coding sequence ATGACAAAGAATTCAAAATTTGCACTATGTGCATTAGTAATTGGAGGTTTTACTTTCACATCGTGCAGTAGCGATAGTGATGATACTCCTCCTGCACCAGCCTCTATCTATGAAAGATTAGGAGGTTCAACATTGGTTGATGATCCGGACAGTTCTGATCCGGCAGTAACAATTGAAGCCGGACGTTTGGCTTACAGAAAAGTGGTAAACTCAACCGTTGGTTTAATCGTAGCTGACGTACAAGCAGGCGCTTCGGGTAATTTAAGCGCACACTTTGCCCCGTTATTAGGAGAAGTAACTGCCGGAAATACTACTAATTTGGCTATACTGGTTGATAATCTAACCGACTTTTTCTCTTTCAACACCGGTGGTACAAACGCTGTAAACACTTATTCAGGTTTGGATATGGTATCGGCTCACAATCCGGCTATGAATCCAAGAATGGGAACTACTTCAACCGATGCTAACTACACAAAATTTGAAGGTTATGTTGGTGCAGCAGCTGTGCAAAATGGTGTTGCAGCTGATACCCAACTTTATGCAGATATCGTTGCCGTTTTAGAATCGTTAAGAGATCCTATTGTTCAATAA
- a CDS encoding nuclear transport factor 2 family protein — MKKILLFILFPFWVTNVNAQDNLKAQINMTLDGWHKAAAEANYNNYFDALTDDAVFIGTDATENWTKSAFQAYAKPHFDKGKAWSFTALERHIYFSQDKKIAWFNELLDTRMKICRGSGVLVFVNNQWKIKHYVLSMTIPNDSTDEIIKIKSPIEDALLSNLKNKKK, encoded by the coding sequence ATGAAAAAAATACTTCTTTTTATACTATTCCCATTTTGGGTTACCAATGTCAATGCGCAGGATAACCTCAAGGCACAAATTAATATGACGCTTGATGGCTGGCACAAGGCTGCTGCTGAAGCTAACTACAATAATTACTTTGATGCCTTAACGGATGATGCTGTCTTTATCGGAACTGACGCTACAGAAAACTGGACCAAATCTGCTTTTCAGGCGTATGCCAAACCTCATTTTGATAAAGGAAAAGCATGGAGTTTTACCGCTTTAGAAAGACATATCTACTTTAGCCAAGACAAAAAAATAGCCTGGTTTAATGAATTACTCGATACCCGAATGAAAATCTGTCGCGGTTCGGGAGTACTTGTCTTTGTAAATAACCAGTGGAAAATAAAACACTACGTACTGTCGATGACTATTCCAAATGACAGCACTGACGAAATCATAAAAATAAAATCTCCAATTGAAGACGCTTTACTTAGCAATTTGAAAAACAAGAAAAAGTAA
- a CDS encoding L,D-transpeptidase family protein, with the protein MNRTKIYRLLLILFVVSISLTSWYCINKESKEIAANKKKKESFSLSFDSTLVETFYAKYPKLILYKKQVLSLYQKNKYDFIWYDTKGRKETADVIFNKINNLFEDGVISKVPYKETLDGLFQKTSEKPDVEVELFLSNYYFYYTNKVLQGIDDTKSNELEWYLPREKQSYVAYLDSLLVDPKLIDKKEQHIEQYYKLKAVLKKYRDIEQKGGWDSIAVPKDFVSIKPGDSSDVVAKIRTRLFLTGDIDVDSGRKLYGFALQQAVLKYKKRNGFTLDKIILPKHIDEMNVPISSRVKTIIVNMERCRWISPDVAKAKEFIVVNIPSYRLRYFKEGQVVLSSNVVVGSMMNKTVIFSGLMSYIVFSPYWNVPTSIKEKEILPGIAKNKNYLAKHNMEWNGANIRQKPGKNNSLGLVKFLFPNSNNIYLHDSPAKELFTQEKRAFSHGCIRVEKPKELANLILEDDANWTPEKIDAAMNKGKESWYTLKNKIPVYIGYFTAWVDDDGNINFYKDIYERDERLAAMLVEE; encoded by the coding sequence ATGAACAGAACGAAGATATACAGGCTTTTACTAATACTTTTTGTGGTGAGTATTTCTTTGACCAGTTGGTATTGTATTAACAAAGAGAGTAAAGAAATTGCCGCGAACAAAAAGAAGAAGGAATCTTTTTCGCTTTCTTTTGACAGTACTTTGGTGGAAACTTTTTATGCTAAATATCCCAAATTGATTTTGTACAAAAAGCAAGTGCTTTCCCTGTATCAAAAAAATAAGTATGATTTTATTTGGTATGATACTAAAGGCAGAAAAGAAACCGCAGATGTCATCTTCAATAAAATAAACAATCTGTTTGAAGACGGAGTAATCAGCAAAGTGCCTTATAAAGAAACGCTTGATGGTTTGTTTCAAAAAACTTCTGAAAAGCCCGATGTTGAAGTTGAATTGTTTTTATCCAACTATTATTTCTACTATACAAATAAAGTACTACAGGGAATTGACGACACAAAATCCAATGAGTTAGAATGGTATTTACCCCGAGAAAAGCAATCTTATGTTGCGTATTTAGATTCTTTGTTGGTTGACCCAAAACTCATAGATAAAAAAGAACAACATATTGAGCAATATTACAAACTCAAAGCAGTTTTAAAAAAGTATAGAGACATCGAACAAAAAGGCGGTTGGGATTCTATTGCGGTTCCCAAAGATTTTGTATCAATAAAGCCCGGCGACAGTTCTGATGTTGTGGCAAAAATTAGAACCAGATTATTTCTTACCGGAGATATTGATGTTGATTCCGGCAGAAAATTATATGGATTTGCGCTTCAACAAGCGGTTTTGAAATACAAGAAACGCAATGGATTTACTTTGGATAAAATCATTTTGCCAAAGCATATTGATGAGATGAACGTGCCCATTAGCAGTCGTGTAAAAACCATTATCGTCAATATGGAACGTTGCCGATGGATTTCTCCCGATGTGGCAAAAGCCAAAGAATTTATCGTGGTAAATATTCCGTCGTATCGTTTGAGGTATTTCAAAGAAGGACAAGTGGTTTTGAGTTCAAATGTTGTGGTGGGAAGCATGATGAACAAGACAGTTATTTTTAGCGGTCTGATGAGTTATATAGTGTTTAGCCCTTATTGGAATGTGCCTACAAGTATAAAAGAAAAGGAAATTCTTCCCGGAATTGCGAAGAATAAAAACTATTTGGCAAAACATAATATGGAATGGAACGGAGCAAACATCAGGCAAAAACCCGGGAAAAATAATTCCTTAGGTTTGGTTAAATTCCTGTTTCCAAATTCGAATAATATTTATTTACACGACTCACCAGCCAAAGAATTGTTTACTCAGGAAAAAAGGGCTTTTAGTCATGGTTGCATCCGAGTGGAAAAACCAAAAGAATTGGCCAATTTAATTTTGGAAGATGATGCTAATTGGACACCGGAAAAAATAGATGCTGCTATGAATAAAGGGAAAGAATCATGGTATACGCTAAAAAATAAAATTCCGGTTTACATAGGTTATTTTACCGCTTGGGTTGATGATGACGGCAACATCAATTTCTATAAAGATATTTATGAAAGAGACGAGCGATTGGCGGCTATGTTGGTTGAAGAATAA
- a CDS encoding sodium/sugar symporter, which produces MQTLATQDYIVFFLYFVIIVGYGFWIYNRKKKAQTSSNDYFLAEGSLTWWAIGASLIASNISAEQFIGMSGSGFKMGLAIATYEWMAAATLVIVAVFFMPVYLKNKIFTMPQYLNKRYNSNVAMIMAVFWLLLYVLVNLTSILYLGALAISSISGLNITFCMIFLAFFAVMITLGGMKVIGYTDVIQVFFLILGGLVTTYLALNLVATEFGSNGVINGFNLMTTHANDHFHMIFDKSNPNYMDLPGLSVLIGGMLIINLNYWGCNQYITQRALGADLKTARGGILFAAFLKLLMPVIVVLPGIAAFVLYQNGHFQTEMLQDGSVNPDRAYPILLNLLPVGLKGLSFAALTAAIVASLAGKANSIATIFTLDIYKTKLNVEADEKKLVKIGKTTIITAMIIAVIVAPFLGIDKKGGFQYIQEYTGFVSPGVFAMFILGFFWKKTTSNAALFATIGGFLFSIIFKFMPAFVDLSFLNPMGFAVPNADGLYEIPFIDRMGFVFLICVIGMYFISIYENKKGVQPNGLEVDKTMFKMSPGFTVGMLIITAILAALYTVFW; this is translated from the coding sequence ATGCAAACCTTAGCCACCCAGGATTATATTGTTTTCTTCTTGTATTTCGTCATTATCGTAGGATACGGATTTTGGATTTACAACCGAAAAAAGAAAGCACAAACCAGCAGTAATGACTATTTCTTAGCCGAAGGTTCGCTGACCTGGTGGGCGATTGGCGCGTCATTAATTGCTAGTAACATTAGTGCCGAACAATTTATCGGAATGAGTGGCAGCGGTTTCAAAATGGGATTGGCAATTGCCACTTATGAATGGATGGCAGCAGCAACACTTGTTATTGTTGCGGTTTTCTTCATGCCGGTTTATCTGAAAAACAAAATCTTTACGATGCCACAATACCTCAACAAACGTTACAACAGCAATGTGGCAATGATTATGGCGGTATTTTGGCTCTTGCTTTATGTCCTGGTGAATCTGACTTCGATTTTATATTTGGGCGCTTTGGCGATAAGCAGTATTTCAGGTTTGAATATTACTTTTTGCATGATATTCTTGGCTTTTTTCGCAGTGATGATTACGCTTGGCGGAATGAAAGTAATTGGTTATACGGATGTGATTCAGGTTTTCTTTTTGATTTTAGGTGGATTGGTAACGACTTATTTAGCTCTGAATTTAGTGGCAACCGAATTTGGTTCAAACGGAGTTATCAATGGATTTAACCTGATGACCACACATGCCAATGACCATTTTCATATGATTTTTGATAAATCGAATCCGAATTATATGGACTTGCCCGGATTGTCTGTTTTGATTGGTGGTATGTTAATTATCAACTTGAATTATTGGGGTTGCAACCAATACATCACACAAAGAGCTTTGGGCGCTGATTTAAAAACGGCGCGAGGCGGAATCTTATTCGCAGCTTTCTTGAAATTATTAATGCCTGTTATTGTGGTCCTTCCCGGAATTGCAGCTTTTGTTTTATATCAAAATGGTCATTTTCAAACGGAGATGTTGCAGGACGGAAGCGTAAATCCTGACCGAGCTTATCCAATCTTATTGAACTTATTACCTGTTGGATTAAAAGGATTATCATTTGCTGCGTTGACTGCGGCGATAGTGGCTTCGTTAGCAGGAAAGGCCAATAGTATCGCAACTATTTTTACTTTGGATATTTATAAAACCAAACTGAATGTCGAAGCAGATGAAAAGAAATTGGTTAAAATCGGGAAAACAACTATCATAACTGCTATGATTATTGCAGTGATTGTAGCGCCATTTTTAGGCATTGATAAAAAGGGCGGATTCCAATACATACAGGAATATACAGGTTTTGTTAGTCCTGGGGTTTTTGCGATGTTTATCCTTGGATTCTTCTGGAAAAAAACAACTTCCAACGCTGCTTTGTTTGCAACTATTGGCGGTTTCTTATTTTCAATTATTTTCAAATTCATGCCTGCCTTTGTAGACTTGTCATTCCTGAATCCGATGGGATTTGCTGTTCCTAATGCTGATGGTCTTTATGAAATTCCGTTTATTGACCGTATGGGATTTGTATTCCTGATTTGCGTAATTGGCATGTATTTCATCAGTATCTATGAAAACAAAAAAGGCGTTCAACCTAACGGCTTAGAAGTAGATAAAACGATGTTCAAAATGTCGCCTGGTTTCACAGTAGGAATGTTGATTATTACGGCTATTTTAGCTGCATTGTATACTGTTTTCTGGTAG
- a CDS encoding UDP-glucose--hexose-1-phosphate uridylyltransferase: MQPFNNNEHPHRRYNPLLDEWILVSPHRNKRPWQGQNEKVHEDNRPEHDETCYLCAGNVRANGVKNPDYTDCYVFENDFSALLKDEVNYENKNNTLFQLKPERGINKVVCFSPKHNLTLPEMEVADIEKVVQTWAEQYIELGSHDYINYVQIFENKGSVMGCSNPHPHGQIWAQSSLPTQVEKTQKSLRAYFEKNNSSLLKDYLEAELKKEERIVLENNHFAVVVPFWATWPYETMIISKRHFGNIIAMTAAETLAFAEIIKGITVKYDNLFETSFPYSAGIHQAPTDRVSHPEWHFHMHFYPPLLRSATVKKFMVGYEMLGEAQRDISPEQSAKILRGLPNQHYKTKTY, encoded by the coding sequence ATGCAACCATTCAATAACAACGAACATCCGCACCGCCGCTACAATCCTTTGCTTGACGAATGGATATTGGTTTCGCCACATCGCAATAAACGTCCGTGGCAAGGGCAAAACGAAAAAGTACACGAAGACAATCGCCCTGAACACGATGAAACTTGTTATTTATGCGCCGGGAATGTGCGTGCGAATGGCGTAAAAAATCCTGATTATACTGATTGTTATGTATTTGAAAATGACTTTTCAGCTTTACTAAAAGATGAAGTTAATTATGAAAATAAAAACAATACTTTATTCCAGTTAAAACCCGAAAGAGGCATCAACAAAGTAGTTTGCTTTTCGCCAAAACACAATCTCACTTTGCCTGAAATGGAAGTTGCCGATATTGAAAAAGTGGTGCAAACATGGGCCGAACAATACATCGAATTGGGAAGTCATGACTATATCAATTACGTTCAGATTTTTGAAAACAAAGGCAGCGTAATGGGTTGCAGCAATCCGCATCCGCATGGACAAATTTGGGCACAATCCTCTTTGCCAACGCAGGTGGAAAAAACACAAAAAAGCCTTCGCGCCTATTTCGAAAAAAACAATTCGAGCTTACTGAAAGACTATTTGGAAGCCGAATTAAAAAAGGAAGAACGCATCGTTTTAGAAAACAATCATTTTGCTGTCGTAGTTCCGTTTTGGGCAACCTGGCCTTACGAAACGATGATTATCAGCAAAAGGCATTTTGGGAATATCATCGCGATGACGGCAGCCGAAACTTTAGCATTTGCCGAAATAATCAAAGGAATTACGGTGAAATACGACAACCTTTTTGAAACTTCTTTTCCGTATTCAGCGGGAATTCATCAAGCACCAACCGACAGGGTTTCGCATCCCGAATGGCATTTTCACATGCACTTTTATCCACCATTATTGCGAAGCGCTACTGTGAAAAAATTCATGGTAGGTTACGAAATGCTGGGTGAAGCACAACGCGATATTTCGCCCGAGCAAAGTGCCAAAATTTTAAGAGGCTTACCAAACCAACATTATAAAACCAAAACCTATTAA
- the galK gene encoding galactokinase → MKKKLIQHTSGHFEKLFHNKPEYIFLSPGRINIIGEHVDYNDGFVMPAAINKYICFAISKNENSECALIAKDLNEAYKFDLKDELKPVDKMWVNYILGVLSQLKNAHGLAQGFNIVFSSTIPMGAGLSSSAALECGIGYAMNTLFDLGLTKEQIALVGQKSEHTFVGVNCGIMDQFASVFGKKNKVIKLDCNTLEYEYYNADFKKYSLLLLDSNVKHTHLTSGYNVRRKEVEKGLAIIKKNFPTVKTFRDCTEEMVLELNEQLGRTIFKRCHFVVKEIQRVSDAAKALTDSDFATLGKLMSETHEGLSKEYEVSCEEIDFLVDAVQHEKTVLGSRMMGGGFGGCSINLVEKGTEEALIKTISERYADTFGIELKAYKVKISKGTTLYKDNHATIQ, encoded by the coding sequence ATGAAGAAGAAATTAATTCAGCATACTTCCGGGCATTTTGAAAAGTTGTTTCACAACAAGCCCGAATACATTTTTCTTTCTCCGGGAAGAATCAATATTATTGGCGAGCATGTTGACTACAACGACGGTTTTGTAATGCCGGCTGCCATCAACAAATACATTTGTTTTGCGATTTCAAAAAACGAAAACAGTGAGTGCGCTCTTATTGCCAAAGACTTAAACGAAGCTTATAAGTTTGACCTGAAAGATGAACTGAAGCCTGTCGATAAAATGTGGGTGAATTATATTTTGGGCGTGTTAAGTCAGTTAAAAAACGCGCACGGATTGGCACAAGGTTTTAATATTGTTTTCAGTAGTACGATTCCGATGGGCGCCGGACTTTCTTCTTCAGCAGCTCTTGAATGTGGCATTGGTTATGCCATGAATACTTTGTTTGATTTGGGTTTAACCAAAGAACAAATCGCACTTGTCGGACAAAAATCGGAACATACTTTTGTGGGCGTGAATTGTGGTATTATGGATCAGTTTGCTTCGGTTTTTGGCAAAAAAAATAAAGTCATCAAACTCGATTGCAACACTTTGGAATATGAATATTACAATGCCGACTTCAAAAAATATTCGTTACTTTTATTGGACAGCAATGTAAAACACACACATTTGACTTCGGGTTATAATGTAAGAAGAAAGGAAGTCGAAAAAGGATTAGCTATCATAAAAAAGAACTTCCCAACTGTAAAAACATTTAGAGATTGCACTGAAGAAATGGTTTTGGAACTAAATGAACAATTAGGAAGAACCATTTTCAAACGCTGTCATTTTGTAGTGAAAGAAATCCAACGTGTGAGTGATGCTGCGAAAGCTTTGACTGATTCGGATTTTGCAACATTAGGTAAACTGATGTCGGAAACACATGAAGGTTTGTCCAAAGAATATGAAGTGAGTTGTGAAGAAATTGATTTTTTAGTTGATGCCGTGCAACATGAAAAAACCGTTTTAGGTTCCCGAATGATGGGCGGTGGTTTTGGCGGATGTTCTATAAATTTGGTTGAAAAAGGAACTGAAGAAGCACTAATCAAAACTATTTCTGAACGCTATGCAGACACTTTTGGTATCGAACTAAAAGCATATAAAGTAAAAATTTCAAAAGGCACAACGCTTTACAAAGACAATCATGCAACCATTCAATAA